One genomic window of Mucilaginibacter sp. SJ includes the following:
- a CDS encoding pirin family protein, protein MKTIFYPESERGHNDIGWLKANFSFSFASYYNPDKMNFGALRVLNDDIIAAGRGFGSHPHDNMEIITIPLKGGFEHKDSMGNTGVVNAGEVQVMSAGTGVYHSEYNASHTEAANTLQIWLFPKERNIQPRYDQMSFKDRFKLNELTTLISPERSENTLWINQDATFSMGEFEAGQTINYDIKTKGNGAYVFVLDGAAKINNQVLNKKDALGVYDTSSLTIIAQEPSRFLIIDVPMS, encoded by the coding sequence ATGAAAACAATATTTTATCCCGAATCAGAACGGGGACACAATGATATAGGCTGGTTAAAAGCAAACTTCTCATTCAGCTTTGCATCATATTATAATCCAGATAAGATGAACTTTGGCGCTTTGCGTGTATTAAATGATGATATTATTGCTGCAGGCCGGGGCTTTGGCAGCCATCCTCATGACAATATGGAAATTATAACGATACCTTTAAAGGGGGGATTTGAGCATAAGGACAGTATGGGTAATACCGGGGTGGTGAATGCGGGAGAGGTGCAGGTAATGTCGGCCGGCACCGGTGTATATCACTCAGAATACAATGCATCGCATACAGAAGCGGCAAATACACTTCAGATCTGGCTTTTTCCTAAAGAAAGGAATATCCAGCCCCGTTACGATCAGATGAGTTTTAAAGACCGTTTTAAATTGAATGAGTTAACCACATTGATCTCTCCAGAAAGAAGTGAAAACACACTTTGGATAAACCAGGATGCCACATTTTCGATGGGCGAGTTTGAGGCAGGGCAGACAATAAATTATGATATCAAAACCAAAGGCAACGGCGCTTACGTGTTTGTGTTAGATGGAGCGGCTAAAATAAACAACCAGGTTTTAAACAAAAAAGATGCGCTGGGCGTTTATGATACAAGTTCACTTACAATTATAGCCCAAGAGCCATCCCGTTTCCTGATCATTGACGTACCGATGTCATAA
- a CDS encoding ABC-F family ATP-binding cassette domain-containing protein yields the protein MSTYLSAENLGHQFHDNWLFKNVTIGINRGRKVALVGVNGAGKSTLLKILGGTIKPTEGKVVQARDLNMGYLEQDPNFKNAVTISDYIFHADDVQQQLIRRYEELMENDPENTKAIEKVMEEMSEVDAWEYEYKIKTILGRLDIHHLNQHITTLSGGQKKRLALAKLLIEDPEVYILDEPTNHLDIDTIEWLEKLLTEGNKTILMVTHDRYFLDNVCNEILEIDRGKIQPYNGSYGYYLEKKAEREAADEAAFQKNSNLLRKELEWMRRQPQARGTKSKARIDAYYDLEEKTKNGGIRDKVELSVKTARQGNKIMEMDHLYKSFNGNTYINNFSYIFKKGDRIGLAGKNGSGKSTLLNIITGALQPDKGTVVKGETTVIGYFHQAGITFKEDERVIDIVKNVAEFITMADGKTISASALLTLFLFPPAKQYGFISKLSGGEKKRLQLMSILMKNPNFLILDEPTNDLDIDTLNVLEEFLTNYGGVLMMVSHDRYLLDKLTDQLFIMEEKGHVRIFNGNYSSYRLELEEAKQQAKKPAPAVQTTAPAAKKSKLSYKEAKELENIEGEINTIEANIKDKNEQLNASGIDPKKLDDLLKQIDVLNKQLDDKSARWMELTELNEG from the coding sequence GTGAGTACTTATCTTTCTGCCGAGAACCTTGGCCACCAATTTCATGACAACTGGTTATTTAAAAATGTAACCATAGGGATTAACCGCGGCCGTAAGGTTGCGCTTGTAGGCGTTAATGGTGCCGGCAAATCAACCTTATTAAAAATTTTAGGTGGTACTATAAAACCTACTGAAGGTAAGGTGGTACAGGCCCGTGACCTAAATATGGGTTACCTGGAGCAGGATCCAAATTTCAAAAATGCCGTTACCATCAGCGACTATATTTTTCATGCTGATGATGTGCAGCAGCAGCTCATCCGCAGGTATGAGGAACTGATGGAGAACGACCCGGAAAATACCAAGGCCATTGAAAAGGTAATGGAAGAGATGAGCGAGGTTGATGCCTGGGAGTACGAGTACAAGATCAAAACTATTTTAGGCCGGTTAGATATCCATCATCTCAATCAGCATATCACTACCCTATCGGGCGGACAAAAGAAACGCCTGGCCTTAGCCAAGCTGCTTATTGAAGACCCAGAAGTTTACATTTTAGATGAACCTACCAACCACCTGGATATTGACACGATAGAATGGCTGGAGAAATTACTCACTGAAGGCAATAAAACCATATTGATGGTTACGCACGACAGGTATTTCCTGGATAATGTGTGTAACGAGATTTTAGAGATTGACAGAGGAAAAATTCAACCTTACAATGGCAGCTACGGCTATTACCTTGAAAAGAAAGCCGAGCGTGAAGCAGCGGATGAAGCGGCATTTCAGAAAAACTCCAACCTGTTGAGGAAAGAGCTGGAATGGATGCGCCGCCAGCCCCAGGCACGTGGTACTAAGTCTAAAGCACGTATTGATGCTTATTACGACCTGGAAGAAAAAACAAAGAATGGCGGGATCCGTGACAAAGTCGAGCTGAGCGTTAAAACAGCGCGCCAGGGTAATAAGATCATGGAAATGGATCACCTGTATAAATCATTCAACGGTAACACTTATATCAATAATTTCAGTTATATATTTAAAAAAGGCGACAGGATTGGTTTGGCCGGTAAAAACGGTAGCGGAAAGTCAACCCTGTTAAATATCATTACCGGTGCCTTACAACCAGATAAAGGAACTGTAGTTAAAGGAGAAACCACAGTAATAGGCTATTTCCACCAGGCAGGCATTACTTTTAAGGAAGACGAACGCGTAATTGATATTGTAAAGAACGTAGCGGAATTTATTACCATGGCCGACGGTAAAACTATTTCAGCTTCTGCCTTGCTTACGCTGTTCCTCTTCCCTCCTGCCAAGCAATACGGTTTTATATCCAAACTAAGCGGTGGTGAAAAGAAACGCTTGCAGCTAATGAGCATCCTGATGAAGAACCCGAACTTCCTGATACTGGATGAGCCCACCAACGATCTGGATATCGATACGTTAAACGTATTGGAGGAGTTTTTGACCAATTACGGCGGTGTATTGATGATGGTATCGCACGACAGGTATTTGCTGGATAAGCTAACCGATCAGCTTTTCATCATGGAAGAAAAGGGCCATGTACGCATCTTTAATGGCAACTATTCATCATACCGTTTAGAGTTAGAAGAGGCAAAACAACAAGCTAAAAAACCTGCTCCTGCAGTGCAAACAACTGCTCCAGCGGCTAAAAAAAGCAAGTTAAGCTATAAAGAAGCCAAAGAGTTAGAAAATATTGAAGGTGAGATCAACACCATTGAGGCAAATATAAAAGATAAAAATGAACAATTAAACGCTTCAGGCATTGATCCTAAAAAGCTTGATGATCTATTAAAGCAAATAGATGTTTTAAATAAACAGCTGGACGATAAAAGCGCCCGTTGGATGGAATTAACCGAGCTAAACGAAGGATAA
- a CDS encoding CBU_0592 family membrane protein → MKTSDIIASIGVIILLIAFLLNLTKKLPTESKLYSLLNLIGAGTCCYASYIVNFYPFVVLEGVWGLVALISLFRVPRGTSV, encoded by the coding sequence ATGAAAACATCGGATATTATAGCATCAATAGGTGTAATTATACTTTTAATAGCATTTCTGTTAAATTTAACTAAGAAACTGCCTACTGAAAGCAAGCTTTACAGCCTTTTAAATCTTATTGGAGCAGGCACATGCTGCTATGCCTCATATATAGTAAATTTCTACCCTTTTGTGGTATTAGAGGGCGTTTGGGGGCTTGTAGCCTTAATATCATTATTCCGGGTTCCACGTGGAACATCTGTTTAA
- a CDS encoding oxidoreductase, translating to MAKKTVIAGSSGLIGSHLLQILLEQAYYDEVLILVRKKLPVQHHKLKQLVIDFEQPETYKNELNGHALFCCLGSTKKKTPDLAVYRKIDHDYPLLLAQLAKQNGVEQYHLVSSIGADINGVNFYTKTKGETEADIRATGIPAVHIYRPSFLAGDRQENRPMEKFVNGLMKIINPLLFGGWKKYQSIKASTVAMAMYQQSIKQATDVFIYESDKIKQLS from the coding sequence ATGGCAAAAAAAACTGTTATTGCAGGCTCAAGCGGACTTATTGGCAGTCATCTCCTGCAAATTTTATTGGAACAAGCCTATTATGATGAAGTATTGATCCTGGTAAGAAAAAAATTACCTGTTCAGCATCATAAATTAAAACAGCTTGTTATTGACTTTGAACAGCCCGAAACATACAAAAACGAGCTGAATGGCCACGCTTTGTTTTGCTGTTTAGGATCAACTAAAAAGAAAACGCCCGATTTGGCAGTCTATCGCAAGATAGATCATGATTATCCGTTATTACTGGCGCAACTGGCTAAGCAAAATGGAGTTGAGCAATATCACCTGGTATCGTCGATAGGTGCAGATATCAATGGGGTTAACTTCTATACCAAAACTAAAGGGGAAACTGAAGCCGATATAAGAGCTACAGGAATCCCGGCAGTACATATTTACAGGCCATCTTTTTTAGCGGGCGACCGACAAGAGAACAGGCCAATGGAAAAGTTTGTGAACGGCTTAATGAAGATTATAAATCCATTGCTTTTTGGCGGATGGAAAAAATACCAAAGCATTAAGGCATCTACTGTTGCCATGGCCATGTATCAACAATCAATAAAACAAGCGACTGATGTATTTATATACGAGTCGGATAAAATAAAACAACTATCGTGA